In Geitlerinema sp. PCC 9228, the following are encoded in one genomic region:
- a CDS encoding AAA family ATPase, translating to MTSIDRVIQKNPNPFDTETFWSGNFWQEKQDPTLTVDSIHTEAIAQIQEILAGVAADNRTRTLLLEGETGSGKTYLLGRLRRLLNDRAFFVYIEPFTASDYIWRHILRYTVDSLLETPEGASESQLIMWLRGLSAFKQRSFLDWFRDERQTFVRKISETYPSGIYNANEFFGVLYELTNPKLAYLACEWLRGDDLDEESLKALRVQSAIETEDAAQKILANFGRISIETKPIVLCFDQLDNVARLPDGNIDLPTLFQVNSIIHHQKLKNFLVVISIITDTWRQNANRLPATDRDRIDRTISLRQINLTQAEALWMSRLEPLHQQANPRPPLLYPLNREVLEEKFPGGKTKPRNTLMLGRQLYQDIKLDLLKNNVFQQAGARPQLKDSSDPLAAFKMVWLKKFRQTQERITRIRQLSSPELIQILAEALSALQAGEIKSRLLPSRTYASYSISFRPNNGDKWIGVAWSEDPNLVKFCNLLKACQETLDRELCQTLYLIRGENIGTPGNVGYKLHQELFAGEEHHHLIPDLSSVQTLATYHSLVNDAYSGELVIGDRTPDLSELENLVRNANILSECTLLQELGVVRSSSPKPAASSPTPAETEAETTSEPVSLEDFLWNRLLNQQCIARQQVVKEAVSQFPQVTVAQANEVLGSMCQQNGKIKILDPQAKLEEQLIYVVTS from the coding sequence ATGACATCCATCGATCGCGTCATCCAGAAAAATCCCAATCCCTTCGACACGGAAACCTTCTGGTCGGGGAATTTTTGGCAGGAAAAACAAGACCCTACCTTAACGGTCGATTCTATCCATACCGAAGCGATCGCGCAAATCCAGGAAATTCTAGCCGGCGTGGCTGCCGACAATCGTACCCGAACTTTGCTGTTGGAAGGGGAAACGGGGTCGGGAAAAACCTATTTGCTGGGAAGGCTGCGGCGATTGCTGAACGATCGTGCTTTCTTTGTCTACATCGAACCCTTTACCGCTAGCGACTACATTTGGCGACACATTCTCCGCTACACGGTAGACAGTTTGCTGGAAACTCCCGAAGGCGCTAGCGAATCCCAGCTAATTATGTGGTTGCGGGGATTGTCGGCGTTCAAACAGCGTAGCTTTCTCGACTGGTTCCGCGACGAAAGACAAACCTTTGTTCGCAAAATTAGCGAAACCTATCCTTCTGGCATATACAACGCCAACGAATTCTTTGGGGTTCTCTACGAACTGACCAACCCCAAACTCGCTTATTTGGCTTGCGAGTGGTTGCGCGGCGATGACTTAGACGAAGAAAGTTTGAAGGCGCTGCGGGTCCAAAGTGCCATCGAAACGGAAGATGCGGCGCAGAAAATCCTGGCCAATTTTGGACGCATTTCCATCGAAACCAAGCCAATTGTTTTGTGTTTCGACCAGTTGGATAACGTGGCGCGGCTGCCAGATGGCAATATTGACTTGCCGACCCTGTTTCAGGTGAATTCTATTATCCACCACCAGAAACTGAAAAACTTTTTGGTGGTGATTAGCATTATTACCGATACTTGGCGGCAAAATGCCAATCGCCTGCCAGCTACCGATCGCGATCGCATCGATCGTACCATCAGCTTGCGGCAAATTAATTTAACCCAAGCGGAAGCTTTGTGGATGAGTCGGTTGGAACCGCTGCACCAACAAGCAAATCCCCGGCCGCCTTTATTGTATCCCCTCAATCGCGAAGTTCTGGAAGAAAAATTCCCCGGCGGCAAAACCAAACCCCGCAATACCCTGATGCTGGGAAGGCAGCTTTACCAGGATATCAAACTAGACCTGCTAAAAAATAATGTCTTCCAACAGGCTGGCGCTAGACCCCAACTAAAAGATTCTTCCGACCCCCTAGCGGCATTTAAAATGGTTTGGTTGAAGAAATTTCGCCAAACCCAAGAACGCATTACCCGGATTCGCCAACTGTCTTCGCCGGAACTGATCCAAATCCTGGCAGAGGCGCTATCGGCGTTGCAAGCAGGAGAAATCAAATCGCGACTTTTACCCAGTCGTACTTATGCTAGCTATTCTATTTCCTTTCGACCCAACAATGGGGATAAATGGATTGGCGTGGCGTGGTCGGAAGACCCCAATTTGGTTAAGTTTTGTAACTTGCTGAAAGCTTGTCAGGAAACCCTAGACCGGGAACTATGCCAAACCCTGTATCTGATTCGCGGGGAAAATATTGGTACCCCTGGCAACGTTGGTTACAAACTCCACCAAGAATTGTTTGCCGGGGAGGAACACCACCATCTGATTCCCGATTTAAGTTCCGTACAAACGTTAGCCACCTACCACAGCTTGGTCAACGACGCTTATTCAGGAGAATTGGTAATTGGCGATCGCACGCCGGATTTATCCGAATTGGAAAATCTCGTACGCAATGCCAATATTCTATCAGAATGTACTCTATTGCAAGAGTTAGGCGTGGTGCGATCGAGTTCGCCAAAACCAGCCGCATCGTCGCCAACGCCAGCCGAAACCGAAGCCGAAACCACCAGCGAACCCGTCTCCCTGGAGGATTTTCTGTGGAATCGCTTGCTCAACCAACAGTGTATTGCCAGACAGCAAGTAGTTAAAGAAGCGGTCAGCCAGTTTCCCCAGGTGACAGTGGCACAAGCCAATGAGGTTTTGGGGTCTATGTGCCAGCAAAATGGCAAAATTAAGATTCTCGACCCCCAGGCGAAGCTGGAAGAACAGCTAATTTATGTAGTGACAAGCTAG
- a CDS encoding AAA family ATPase, giving the protein MTSIDEVIQQEANPFDSVSFRPGNFWEEEQDPNETVDSIHAEAIASISDILEQIKSDRRTRTILLSGDSGSGKSYLLGRLKYLFNPQAFFAYIGPWPDSSYIWRHTLRNTVDSLMYTPHNQQESQLMLWLRSLSAFHDTGWVKKIMGERKLFIQNFKSTYPVGIYNANQFFGILYSLTSDRLYNDACDWLKGDDLDEETLKQLQVRSTIDNESAAQNILSNLGKISTRTQPIVLCFDNLDNIPKLPDGSLDLQALFSLNSMIHNEKLKNFLIIISVIKDTWRQNQHRIQPADLARIDQHIELQPIHLDQAESLWRFRLANLHAKANKRPKTPIYPFQRKHLEEKFPGGQTLPRNVLVLGRKLFQIAKTEGVDAIENHYQQIQPEPEPSGKDKDSDSQSNLVAALQLYWQEEYRKNQEKITYIRHFSAPELIQMLREVLLAVLPVKSIQEKLLEGSKYASNSISYDSLSQWGRVGIVWTEERNLSNFYHVMRACEKVLNRQGCQSLYLLRNETVGNPRNKGNQIYRRIFKDSTFHHHLVPTLESVHYLATYHNLMNAAASRELLLEDKTLNVEELQSIIVETDILENCPLLQDLQVVRQSHQPSTTATASQKNEKQESQVAAKNGNGSSPPSQPTGHGKPDVIDTEQIETFILNLVTTNQMLGFPTLIANTTEQFPHLKTWQAKKIVRRLCKDNHLQLLDPNAAEEEQLVCWIPK; this is encoded by the coding sequence GTGACATCTATTGACGAGGTTATCCAACAAGAAGCCAATCCCTTTGACTCGGTTAGTTTTCGACCGGGGAATTTTTGGGAAGAAGAACAAGACCCCAACGAAACAGTAGATTCTATCCATGCCGAAGCGATCGCATCGATATCGGATATTTTAGAACAAATCAAAAGCGATCGACGCACGCGAACCATTCTTTTATCCGGCGATTCCGGTTCCGGCAAAAGCTACCTGTTGGGAAGATTAAAATACTTGTTCAATCCCCAAGCATTTTTTGCCTATATTGGACCCTGGCCGGATAGCAGTTATATTTGGCGACATACCCTGCGCAATACTGTCGATAGTTTAATGTATACCCCCCACAACCAACAAGAATCGCAGTTGATGCTGTGGTTGCGTAGCCTATCAGCCTTTCACGATACCGGCTGGGTTAAGAAAATTATGGGGGAGAGAAAACTTTTCATCCAGAATTTTAAATCGACCTATCCCGTAGGCATTTACAACGCCAACCAGTTTTTTGGTATTTTATATAGTTTAACCAGCGATCGCTTGTACAACGATGCTTGCGATTGGTTAAAAGGCGACGATTTAGACGAAGAAACCTTAAAACAATTACAAGTTCGCAGTACCATCGACAACGAAAGTGCCGCCCAAAATATTCTATCCAATCTCGGCAAAATTTCCACCAGAACCCAACCCATCGTTCTCTGTTTTGATAACCTCGATAACATTCCCAAACTCCCCGACGGTTCCTTGGATTTGCAGGCACTTTTTAGCCTCAACTCCATGATTCACAACGAAAAACTCAAAAACTTTTTAATTATCATCAGCGTTATCAAAGACACCTGGCGGCAAAACCAACATCGCATTCAACCCGCCGACCTTGCCAGAATCGACCAACATATCGAACTGCAACCCATCCATCTCGACCAAGCCGAATCTTTGTGGCGTTTTCGTCTTGCCAACTTGCATGCTAAGGCGAACAAAAGACCAAAAACTCCCATTTATCCCTTCCAACGCAAACATTTAGAAGAGAAATTCCCCGGCGGTCAAACCCTCCCCCGCAACGTCTTGGTCTTGGGAAGAAAATTATTTCAAATTGCCAAAACTGAAGGCGTCGATGCCATTGAAAACCACTACCAACAAATTCAACCAGAACCGGAACCCTCTGGCAAAGATAAAGACAGCGATAGCCAAAGCAATTTAGTAGCAGCTTTGCAGTTATACTGGCAGGAAGAATATCGTAAAAATCAAGAAAAAATTACCTACATTCGCCATTTCTCTGCGCCAGAGTTAATTCAAATGTTGCGGGAAGTTTTATTAGCGGTTTTGCCAGTGAAAAGCATTCAGGAAAAACTCCTAGAAGGCAGCAAATATGCTAGCAATTCTATCAGTTACGATTCCCTTTCTCAGTGGGGTCGCGTGGGAATTGTTTGGACGGAAGAGCGCAATTTAAGCAATTTTTACCACGTGATGCGCGCTTGCGAAAAGGTTTTAAACCGGCAAGGGTGTCAAAGTTTGTATTTGTTGCGGAATGAAACGGTGGGAAATCCTCGCAATAAAGGCAATCAAATTTATCGCCGTATTTTCAAAGATTCTACTTTCCACCACCACCTCGTTCCCACGTTAGAATCGGTACATTATTTGGCTACCTATCACAATTTGATGAATGCGGCAGCATCCAGAGAACTGTTGTTGGAAGATAAAACTCTCAATGTGGAAGAGTTACAATCTATAATTGTGGAAACAGATATTTTAGAAAATTGTCCGCTGTTGCAGGATTTACAAGTTGTTCGCCAAAGCCACCAACCCTCCACGACTGCGACTGCTAGCCAGAAAAATGAGAAACAGGAATCTCAGGTAGCGGCAAAAAATGGCAATGGTTCTTCGCCGCCAAGCCAGCCAACAGGTCATGGAAAACCAGATGTCATTGATACCGAACAGATAGAAACTTTTATTCTTAATTTGGTCACCACCAACCAAATGCTGGGATTTCCCACGTTAATTGCCAATACAACGGAACAATTTCCCCATCTCAAGACATGGCAGGCGAAAAAAATTGTACGTCGGCTTTGCAAAGACAACCACCTGCAATTGCTAGACCCCAATGCTGCGGAAGAAGAACAGTTGGTTTGTTGGATTCCCAAGTAG
- a CDS encoding TIGR03032 family protein, which yields MVQSLGISWPVNPTLGWGVYGTNLARYLHQSADWMPILMVPPAAASDRPSIRQWLTPLLQRQQQDFPQFPTNSLSTASANFPVLHSLGNQLVGNAPPSLGTHRFGIIFFENTQLSQEAIARSQAYDLIVAGSSWNAQILRSRGCQHVTTAFQGIDGSLFYPAAKTNRFGNRFVIFSGGKLEYRKGQDIVIAAFREFHRNHPDALLVVAWHNHWPQFIKEIACSSHVEGIPQVDANGRLQITEWLAANGIPAESVCDVGLVPHASLPDILREADVAAFPNRAEGGTNLVAMEAMACGVPTVLSANTGHLDIISDNHCYILQEQGPVQPTPQFRGVEGWGESQVEELVAVWERVYQDREAAREKGDRAAQFMANWHWDRQIPQLLTAIEPYLQKSPMNAPAPPAASEPLRSVHTSNLSQILQQLGISLVVSTYQAGKVIAVRADGDTVNTHFRIFNKPMGLAADQEKMAVGCAHQIWELRNVAAVAPKIEPAGKHDACYLPRRSHVTGDIDIHEMAYIGDELWFVNTRFSCLCTCDFHHSFVPRWRPPFVSGYSLGDRCHLNGLAVRDNQPRYVTALAETDTDGGWREHKAFGGILMDVQENRILCRGLSMPHSPRWYRGRLWVLESGKGTLAVVDPQAGTWQTVAKFPGFTRGIDFCGDLAFIGLSQVRESAVFSGIPLVEELPERICGVWVVNIQTGETVAFLRFEEAVQEIFSVQVLAGVRFPEIIDWDENLLASSYVLPDEALQEVVQPQVSDANSKDKAQQALEAGNREYYAGNLENAIAHYRRCLELDPDLQVAQYNLGVVLGDCDRSEEAIEQLREFLKKEPDNAAAYQSLGYVFANLKNFSEAVACLQKAIALRPDYAQAHFNLGMILLRMGELARGFAESEWRWQTPEFTPFESPHPMWDGRELPNATLLLHTEQGAGDAIQFARYIPLVAPKFQKIILVCTAELMPLLQTVDGVDQIMLPGKISVSDFDTYAPLMSLPHILGTTLQTVPANVPYVRVPQNKTGFQLPEPRHSQAKIKVGIVWAGSPTHKNDRNRSCQLSHFLPWLKTPRVAFYSLQKGEREGDLQSLPGDVVVEDLAPLLQDYGDTAAAISQLDLVIGVDTSVVHLAGALGKPVWTLLSDRADWRWMLEREDSPWYPTMRLFRQPSLGDWQSVSERVAEALVAFRDGQ from the coding sequence ATGGTACAATCCCTGGGTATTAGCTGGCCGGTCAATCCTACGTTAGGCTGGGGCGTATACGGCACCAATTTAGCGCGCTACCTGCACCAAAGTGCAGATTGGATGCCTATTTTAATGGTACCACCGGCGGCGGCAAGCGATCGCCCGTCGATTCGCCAGTGGCTAACCCCACTTTTGCAACGCCAGCAGCAGGATTTTCCCCAATTTCCCACCAATTCTCTCTCTACAGCATCTGCCAATTTTCCAGTTTTGCACAGTTTGGGAAATCAATTGGTCGGCAATGCGCCGCCGAGTTTGGGAACCCATCGCTTTGGGATTATTTTCTTTGAAAATACCCAGTTGAGTCAAGAAGCGATCGCGCGCAGCCAAGCATACGATTTAATTGTAGCTGGTTCCAGTTGGAATGCCCAAATATTGCGATCGCGGGGTTGCCAACACGTCACCACCGCATTTCAAGGCATTGACGGCAGTCTGTTTTATCCCGCTGCCAAAACCAACCGATTTGGCAACCGCTTTGTTATTTTTTCCGGCGGCAAGCTGGAATATCGCAAAGGGCAAGATATTGTTATTGCTGCCTTCCGCGAATTTCATAGAAACCATCCCGATGCTTTGTTGGTTGTAGCCTGGCATAACCACTGGCCGCAGTTTATCAAAGAAATTGCTTGCAGTTCTCACGTAGAAGGGATTCCTCAAGTTGATGCTAACGGCAGATTGCAGATTACCGAATGGCTGGCTGCCAATGGCATTCCCGCCGAATCCGTTTGTGATGTCGGCTTGGTTCCCCACGCATCCTTGCCGGATATTTTGCGAGAAGCGGATGTGGCGGCTTTTCCCAATCGCGCCGAAGGAGGTACCAATTTGGTGGCGATGGAAGCCATGGCTTGCGGGGTTCCTACGGTTTTATCTGCCAATACGGGACATTTGGATATTATTAGCGACAACCACTGCTATATTTTACAAGAACAAGGTCCGGTGCAACCTACACCGCAATTTCGGGGGGTGGAAGGATGGGGAGAATCGCAAGTGGAAGAATTGGTGGCGGTTTGGGAACGGGTTTACCAAGACCGGGAAGCAGCAAGAGAAAAAGGCGATCGCGCGGCCCAATTTATGGCAAACTGGCACTGGGACCGACAGATTCCCCAGTTGCTAACTGCCATCGAACCTTATTTGCAAAAATCACCCATGAACGCACCAGCACCACCGGCTGCCAGCGAACCGTTGCGCAGCGTCCATACATCCAATTTATCCCAAATTTTACAGCAGTTGGGGATTTCTTTGGTGGTTTCCACGTATCAAGCCGGTAAGGTGATTGCAGTTCGCGCCGACGGCGATACGGTCAATACCCACTTTCGGATTTTTAACAAACCCATGGGGTTGGCTGCCGACCAAGAAAAAATGGCGGTGGGATGCGCGCATCAAATTTGGGAATTGCGGAATGTGGCGGCTGTGGCACCAAAAATCGAACCGGCTGGCAAACACGATGCTTGTTACCTTCCCCGCCGCAGCCACGTGACGGGAGACATTGATATTCACGAGATGGCTTATATTGGGGATGAGTTGTGGTTTGTGAATACCCGTTTTTCTTGTTTGTGTACTTGCGATTTTCACCACAGTTTTGTTCCCCGCTGGCGACCACCATTTGTGAGTGGGTATAGTTTGGGCGATCGCTGTCACTTGAATGGGTTGGCGGTTCGAGATAACCAACCGCGATATGTCACGGCGTTGGCAGAAACGGATACCGATGGTGGCTGGCGGGAACACAAGGCGTTTGGCGGAATTTTGATGGATGTGCAGGAAAATCGGATTCTCTGCCGGGGATTGTCGATGCCGCATTCGCCGCGTTGGTATCGCGGTCGTTTGTGGGTTTTGGAATCGGGGAAAGGAACGTTGGCGGTGGTAGACCCGCAAGCGGGAACTTGGCAGACGGTGGCGAAGTTTCCTGGGTTTACCCGGGGAATTGATTTTTGCGGCGATTTGGCGTTTATTGGTCTGTCGCAGGTACGCGAGAGTGCGGTTTTCAGTGGTATTCCTTTGGTGGAAGAGTTACCCGAACGTATTTGTGGGGTTTGGGTGGTGAATATCCAAACGGGAGAAACGGTGGCGTTTTTGCGGTTTGAAGAGGCGGTGCAGGAAATCTTTTCCGTGCAAGTTTTAGCGGGGGTTCGGTTTCCGGAAATTATTGATTGGGATGAGAATTTGCTGGCGAGTTCTTACGTTTTGCCGGATGAGGCGTTGCAAGAGGTGGTACAGCCGCAGGTTTCGGATGCTAACAGCAAAGATAAAGCACAGCAGGCGTTGGAAGCTGGCAATCGAGAATATTATGCAGGAAATTTAGAAAATGCGATCGCGCACTATCGGCGTTGTTTGGAGTTGGACCCGGATTTGCAGGTGGCGCAGTATAATTTGGGTGTGGTTTTGGGAGATTGCGATCGCAGTGAGGAAGCCATAGAACAATTGCGAGAATTTCTCAAAAAGGAACCAGACAATGCGGCTGCCTATCAATCTTTGGGATATGTTTTTGCCAATTTGAAGAATTTTTCCGAAGCGGTAGCCTGTTTGCAAAAAGCGATCGCGCTTCGACCCGATTACGCACAGGCTCATTTTAATTTAGGCATGATTTTGTTGCGCATGGGCGAGTTAGCGCGGGGATTTGCCGAGTCGGAGTGGCGCTGGCAGACGCCGGAATTTACGCCATTTGAATCGCCGCATCCCATGTGGGATGGTCGGGAACTCCCCAATGCTACCCTATTGCTGCATACGGAACAAGGTGCTGGCGATGCCATACAGTTTGCGCGGTATATTCCCTTGGTAGCGCCCAAATTCCAAAAGATTATTTTGGTTTGCACTGCGGAGTTAATGCCGTTGCTGCAAACGGTGGATGGCGTAGACCAAATCATGCTACCGGGGAAAATTTCTGTTTCCGATTTTGATACCTACGCGCCGTTAATGAGTTTGCCGCATATTTTGGGAACGACCTTGCAGACAGTTCCTGCCAATGTTCCTTACGTTAGGGTTCCGCAAAATAAAACTGGATTTCAACTGCCAGAACCGCGCCATTCCCAAGCAAAAATCAAAGTGGGCATTGTTTGGGCAGGCAGTCCCACCCATAAAAACGATCGCAATCGTTCCTGTCAATTATCCCATTTTTTGCCTTGGTTGAAAACCCCTCGCGTGGCTTTTTATAGTTTGCAGAAGGGAGAACGGGAAGGGGATTTGCAGTCGCTACCTGGGGATGTCGTGGTGGAAGATTTGGCACCTTTGTTGCAGGATT